Proteins encoded within one genomic window of Mya arenaria isolate MELC-2E11 chromosome 13, ASM2691426v1:
- the LOC128214271 gene encoding prolow-density lipoprotein receptor-related protein 1-like isoform X2: MRIYLLIIISLSCAKADLPQTDFLLVADMHGFSVINLVNGDLGDHVFHNLSVDVSNMIAIDFDVVKKRVYFSDVTTKRILSSTIDGEDVRVEIINNETATIDGLAIDSHARLLFYTDTGNDIIRKLNMNDYDDYEDVISTNMSEPRTIVLDTTERMIYWTDWGVRTIERATYEGTEREILFTEKHLYFPNGLAIDFQVGRIYWVDAAYDYIGSANFDGTNVTAVASLGSIHTFGIALYKEMYIISDWDTKTVIPIWKNLSVGSTQTGFERPCDIHVYLWEECTLLPAPTNGSVSYSNSNQYGSTAYFNCENNYYLLGNSVSICQTDGSWNGSLPECKEKVDIGSACNKDDECLSSGAKCTGGVCSCTKLSDSTSDRCDTTAHEEEYQKPSELTGEQKLLKELFRQYNKLARPQGSPLNVSHFIELRRIVGLYSKKYVVGLDILDNQEWTDDRLVWNPIAYSNVTLLHVPSDVIWTPDIVVVNSADEYPMASQPTGNVIIHSDGSIVYYQSKLIYAYGCTRQDKTKPRFNKRYTESQDIQLKHKKYQNNVILK, translated from the exons ATGCGGATTTAtctattaattataatttcgCTTTCATGTGCAAAGGCAG ATTTGCCACAAACAGACTTTCTTCTTGTTGCTGACATGCATGGCTTTAGTGTGATCAACCTCGTGAACGGCGACCTTGGTGACCATGTCTTCCACAACCTTTCTGTCGACGTAAGCAACATGATTGCAATTGATTTCGACGTTGTGAAAAAAAGAGTTTACTTTTCCGATGTAACCACCAAACGTATTCTCAGCTCCACCATAGACGGGGAAGACGTACGTGTTGAAATAATCAACAATGAAACAG CAACCATCGATGGCCTTGCAATTGACAGCCACGCAAGATTGTTGTTCTATACCGATACCGGAAATGACATCATTCGAAAACTAAACATGAATGACTACGACGACTATGAAGATGTCATCTCAACAAATATGTCTGAGCCTCGTACCATTGTTTTGGATACAACGGAAAG GATGATTTACTGGACTGACTGGGGAGTGAGAACCATTGAGAGAGCCACATACGAAGGAACAGAGAGGGAAattttatttactgaaaaacatttgtatttccCAAATGGCCTGGCAATTGACTTTCAAG TTGGTCGCATATACTGGGTAGATGCAGCATATGACTACATAGGTTCAGCAAACTTTGATGGAACGAATGTAACAGCGGTTGCTTCGCTTGGTAGCATACATACCTTTGGCATTGCACTATACAAGGAAATGTACATTATATCAGATTGGGATACCAA GACGGTGATCCCAATCTGGAAAAATTTATCAGTCGGAAGCACTCAAACTGGGTTTGAAAGACCATGTGATATTCACGTTTATCTTTGGGAAG AATGTACACTTTTGCCCGCTCCAACGAATGGATCAGTCagttattcaaattcaaatcaatATGGCTCAACGGCATATTTTAACTGCGAAAACAACTATTACTTACTTGGAAATAGTGTATCGATTTGCCAAACAGACGGTTCTTGGAATGGCTCTTTGCCAGAATGCAAGGAAAAGG tGGACATTGGCTCTGCGTGTAATAAAGACGATGAGTGTCTTTCTTCTGGCGCCAAATGCACAGGCGGTGTTTGTTCATGTACAAAACTCTCTGACAGTACAAGCGACAGATGCGACACAA CGGCTCATGAAGAAGAATATCAAAAGCCTAGTGAATTGACTGGCGAGCAGAAACTTCTCAAGGAACTATTCCGCCAATACAACAAGCTGGCTCGACCGCAGGGATCACCTCTAAATGTGTCGCACTTTATCGAGTTGAGAAGAATTGTCGGATTGTATTCG AAAAAGTATGTGGTTGGGTTAGACATTTTGGACAACCAAGAATGGACTGACGATCGTTTGGTCTGGAATCCAATTGCATACTCTAACGTAACGCTGCTGCACGTGCCTAGTGACGTCATATGGACACCCGACATTGTTGTAGTCAACAG tgcGGATGAATACCCGATGGCTTCACAACCAACAGGTAACGTCATAATCCACTCAGACGGCAGCATTGTTTACTACCAGTCAAAACTGATCTACGCGTATGGGTGTACG CGACAGGATAAAACGAAACCGAGGTTCAACAAGAGGTACACAGAATCACAAGACATTCAGCTCAAacataagaaatatcaaaataacgtTATCCTGAAATGA
- the LOC128214271 gene encoding prolow-density lipoprotein receptor-related protein 1-like isoform X1, protein MRIYLLIIISLSCAKADLPQTDFLLVADMHGFSVINLVNGDLGDHVFHNLSVDVSNMIAIDFDVVKKRVYFSDVTTKRILSSTIDGEDVRVEIINNETATIDGLAIDSHARLLFYTDTGNDIIRKLNMNDYDDYEDVISTNMSEPRTIVLDTTERMIYWTDWGVRTIERATYEGTEREILFTEKHLYFPNGLAIDFQVGRIYWVDAAYDYIGSANFDGTNVTAVASLGSIHTFGIALYKEMYIISDWDTKTVIPIWKNLSVGSTQTGFERPCDIHVYLWEECTLLPAPTNGSVSYSNSNQYGSTAYFNCENNYYLLGNSVSICQTDGSWNGSLPECKEKVDIGSACNKDDECLSSGAKCTGGVCSCTKLSDSTSDRCDTTAHEEEYQKPSELTGEQKLLKELFRQYNKLARPQGSPLNVSHFIELRRIVGLYSKKYVVGLDILDNQEWTDDRLVWNPIAYSNVTLLHVPSDVIWTPDIVVVNSADEYPMASQPTGNVIIHSDGSIVYYQSKLIYAYGCTTAANVECNVKFSSWTYNGFELNLINTMDEVATNYEFEGPFTSRKFLSGNVTRNVHRYACCPEPNVSLTYKLKLKLKTP, encoded by the exons ATGCGGATTTAtctattaattataatttcgCTTTCATGTGCAAAGGCAG ATTTGCCACAAACAGACTTTCTTCTTGTTGCTGACATGCATGGCTTTAGTGTGATCAACCTCGTGAACGGCGACCTTGGTGACCATGTCTTCCACAACCTTTCTGTCGACGTAAGCAACATGATTGCAATTGATTTCGACGTTGTGAAAAAAAGAGTTTACTTTTCCGATGTAACCACCAAACGTATTCTCAGCTCCACCATAGACGGGGAAGACGTACGTGTTGAAATAATCAACAATGAAACAG CAACCATCGATGGCCTTGCAATTGACAGCCACGCAAGATTGTTGTTCTATACCGATACCGGAAATGACATCATTCGAAAACTAAACATGAATGACTACGACGACTATGAAGATGTCATCTCAACAAATATGTCTGAGCCTCGTACCATTGTTTTGGATACAACGGAAAG GATGATTTACTGGACTGACTGGGGAGTGAGAACCATTGAGAGAGCCACATACGAAGGAACAGAGAGGGAAattttatttactgaaaaacatttgtatttccCAAATGGCCTGGCAATTGACTTTCAAG TTGGTCGCATATACTGGGTAGATGCAGCATATGACTACATAGGTTCAGCAAACTTTGATGGAACGAATGTAACAGCGGTTGCTTCGCTTGGTAGCATACATACCTTTGGCATTGCACTATACAAGGAAATGTACATTATATCAGATTGGGATACCAA GACGGTGATCCCAATCTGGAAAAATTTATCAGTCGGAAGCACTCAAACTGGGTTTGAAAGACCATGTGATATTCACGTTTATCTTTGGGAAG AATGTACACTTTTGCCCGCTCCAACGAATGGATCAGTCagttattcaaattcaaatcaatATGGCTCAACGGCATATTTTAACTGCGAAAACAACTATTACTTACTTGGAAATAGTGTATCGATTTGCCAAACAGACGGTTCTTGGAATGGCTCTTTGCCAGAATGCAAGGAAAAGG tGGACATTGGCTCTGCGTGTAATAAAGACGATGAGTGTCTTTCTTCTGGCGCCAAATGCACAGGCGGTGTTTGTTCATGTACAAAACTCTCTGACAGTACAAGCGACAGATGCGACACAA CGGCTCATGAAGAAGAATATCAAAAGCCTAGTGAATTGACTGGCGAGCAGAAACTTCTCAAGGAACTATTCCGCCAATACAACAAGCTGGCTCGACCGCAGGGATCACCTCTAAATGTGTCGCACTTTATCGAGTTGAGAAGAATTGTCGGATTGTATTCG AAAAAGTATGTGGTTGGGTTAGACATTTTGGACAACCAAGAATGGACTGACGATCGTTTGGTCTGGAATCCAATTGCATACTCTAACGTAACGCTGCTGCACGTGCCTAGTGACGTCATATGGACACCCGACATTGTTGTAGTCAACAG tgcGGATGAATACCCGATGGCTTCACAACCAACAGGTAACGTCATAATCCACTCAGACGGCAGCATTGTTTACTACCAGTCAAAACTGATCTACGCGTATGGGTGTACG acaGCAGCGAATGTTGAATGCAACGTTAAATTCTCTTCATGGACTTACAATGGGTTCGAACTTAACTTGATAAACACAATGGATGAAGTGGCCACCAATTACGAGTTTGAGGGCCCTTTCACAAGCAGGAAGTTTTTGTCAGGAAATGTCACTCGCAATGTTCATCGTTATGCGTGTTGCCCCGAGCCGAACGTTAGCCTCACGTATAAACTTAAACTAAAACTTAAAACTCCATAG